The following proteins come from a genomic window of Panicum hallii strain FIL2 chromosome 8, PHallii_v3.1, whole genome shotgun sequence:
- the LOC112902314 gene encoding retinoblastoma-related protein 1-like isoform X1 has product MAAQPPPAPPAVEARFADLCKELGVGEGVAGEAAALLDEAKGALLGAPSVGGRSAKDAERLCFAFVLYCSVKLKGRKEGSGIRLCEILKGCKLKYDDFFKEMQQIGLKIEKILESRYGRDWEGQLELKQLESLVNLLADASRFYRKAYNELFSSSSTDQEPGSATNTPDYILFGWNLFLMLRSRSPELFKDLVSCIHGLVAVLAILLIHVPAKFRSFTIEGSSHLIKQTEKGVDIIASLCHNYHTSEERLKEMMDKSHKAIEDLFGMKTLSASKCKTENLDKIDTDGLMCFNGLIDEESFQLNLEKLEKLCNSDSWEGELDLNSFLSNDYVPSAEKSSGGSTNLGCSKRAFETLASPTKTIKNMLTVPCSPPSPVNGGAVKIVQMTPVTSAMTTAKWLREVISSLPEKPSSTLQQLLSSCDRNMTNDVTKRVSIVLEAIFPTKSAADRGGSIGLNCANAFDVPWAEARKMEASKLYYRVLEAICRAESQNNSVNNLTPLLSNERFHRCLIACSAELVLATHKTVIMMFPAVLENTGLTAFDLSKIIENFVRHEETLPRELKRHLNSLEEQLLESMAWEKGSSLYNSLIVARPSLASEINRLGLLAEPMPSLDELVARQNVLVEGLPATPSKKRVAAPDDNTDPRSPKRLCNESRNTVVERNLQTPPPKQSHIVSANLKAKCHPLQSTFASPTVNSPVGGNDKCADITVQIFFSKILKLAAIRIRNLCERVQYVEQTERVYNVFKQILDQQTALFFNRHIDQIILCCLYGVAKVCQLELSFREILNNYKREPQCKPEVFLSIYVGTRNRNGILGSRHVDIITFYNEVFVPAAKPFLVSLIASGTRPEDKKNPNSQISGSPKPSPFPNLPDMSPKKVSSSHNVYVSPLRQTKMDLLLSPSSRSFYACIGEGTHAYQSPSKDLAAINSRLNYNGRRINTRINFDMVSDSVVAGSLGQPNGGSTSLDPAAAFSPASKKRKPDT; this is encoded by the exons ATGGCCGCGCAGCCCCCGCCGGCGCCTCCCGCCGTGGAGGCGCGCTTCGCGGATCTCTGCAAG GAGCTGGGAGTGGGCGAGGGTGTCGCCGGCGAGGCCGCGGCGCTGCTGGATGAGGCGAAGGGCGCGCTCCTCGGGGCGCCTTCTGTTGGAGGCAGATCG GCCAAGGATGCGGAGAGGCTCTGTTTCGCATTCGTGCTGTACTGCTCGGTGAAGCTGAAGGGGCGGAAGGAGGGCTCTGGGATCAGGCTGTGTGAGATCTTGAAGGGCTGTAAGCTCAA GTATGATGATTTCTTCAAGGAAATGCAGCAGATTGGTCTGAAGATTGAGAAGATCTTAGAGAGTCGGTATGGCCGGGACTGGGAAGGTCAACTTGAG CTGAAGCAGTTGGAGAGTTTGGTAAATCTGCTGGCCGATGCAAGCAG GTTCTATCGTAAGGCATATAATGAACTGTTCTCAAGTTCAAGTACTGATCAGGAACCTGGATCAGCAACAAACACTCCTGACTATATTCTTTTCGGGTGGAATCTCTTCTTAATGCTTCGCTCGAGATCACCCGAACTGTTTAAGGACCTAGTATCCTGTATCCATGGATTGGTTGCTGTATTG GCCATACTTTTGATTCACGTGCCTGCTAAATTTAGGAGCTTTACAATTGAAGGCTCTTCTCACTTAA TCAAACAAACTGAGAAAGGCGTGGATATTATTGCTTCATTATGTCATAACTATCATACCTCTGAAGAACGCTTGAAAGAAATGATGGACAAATCTCACAAGGCAATAGAGGACCTCTTCGGCATGAAAACACTAAGTGCTTCGAAGTGCAAAACAGAAAATTTGGATAAAATAGACACAG ATGGTCTGATGTGTTTCAATGGTCTCATTGATGAGGAGAGTTTCCAGCTAAATTTGGAAAAATTGGAGAAACTATGTAATTCCGATAGCTGGGAAGGGGAGCTTGATTTGAACTCATTTTTGAGCAATGACTACGTTCCATCTGCCGAGAAATCATCTGGGGGCTCCACTAATTTAGGATGTTCAAAG CGTGCCTTTGAAACATTAGCATCACCCACAAAGACAATAAAGAACATGTTGACTGTCCCTTGTTCACCTCCATCACCTGTCAATGGTGGTGCAGTCAAGATTGTGCAAATGACACCAGTAACTTCTGCCATGACGACAGCTAAGTGGCTTCGCGAAGTGATATCTTCGTTGCCAGAGAAGCCTTCATCTACGCTTCAGCAGTTGCTGTCATCATGTGATAGGAATATGACAAATGATGTGACAAAAAGGGTCAGCATAGTTTTGGAAGCAATTTTCCCGACAAAGTCTGCTGCAGATCGGGGTGGTTCGATAGGCCTCAATTGTGCAAATGCATTTGATGTCCCATGGGCAGAAGCAAGAAAAATGGAAGCCTCCAAGTTGTACTATAGGGTATTGGAGGCAATCTGCAGAGCTGAGTCGCAGAACAATAGTGTAAATAATCTAACTCCATTGCTGTCAAACGAGCGTTTTCACCGATGTTTGATTGCATGTTCAGCTGAGCTAGTATTGGCAACGCATAAGACAGTAATCATGATGTTTCCTGCTGTTCTGGAGAATACTGGTCTAACTGCATTTGATTTGAGCAAAATAATTGAGAACTTTGTGAGACATGAAGAGACCCTTCCAAGAGAATTGAAAAGGCACTTAAATTCTTTAGAAGAACAGCTTTTGGAAAGCATGGCCTGGGAGAAAGGTTCGTCATTGTATAACTCATTGATTGTTGCCAGGCCATCTCTTGCTTCAGAAATAAATCGTCTTGGTCTTTTGGCTGAACCAATGCCATCTCTTGACGAGTTAGTGGCAAGGCAAAATGTTCTTGTTGAGGGCTTGCCAGCTACACCATCTAAGAAACGTGTTGCTGCGCCAG ATGACAACACTGATCCTCGATCACCAAAGAGACTGTGCAATGAATCCAGGAACACAGTAGTAGAGCGCAACTTGCAGACGCCACCACCCAAGCAAAGCCACATCGTGTCGGCTAACTTGAAAGCAAAATGCCATCCACTCCAGTCCACGTTTGCAAG CCCAACTGTAAATAGCCCTGTTGGTGGGAATGACAAATGTGCTGACATAACAGTTCAGATATTCTTTTCTAAA ATTCTGAAGTTGGCAGCTATTAGAATAAGGAACTTGTGTGAAAGGGTCCAATATGTGGAACAGACAGAGCGTGTCTATAATGTGTTCAAGCAGATCCTTGATCAACAGACAGCATTGTTTTTTAATCGACACATTGATCAAATTATTCTTTGCTGCCTTTATGGTGTTGCAAAG GTTTGTCAATTAGAACTGTCATTCAGGGAGATACTCAACAATTACAAGAGAGAGCCACAATGCAAACCAGAAGTTTTTTTGAGTATCTATGTTGGGACTAGGAATCGCAATGGG ATACTAGGATCACGCCATGTCGATATCATTACTTTTTACAATGAGGTGTTTGTTCCAGCAGCCAAGCCTTTCCTGGTGTCATTAATCGCTTCTGGTACTCGTCCAGAAGACAAGAAGAATCCTAATA GTCAAATTTCTGGATCACCCAAGCCATCTCCTTTCCCAAATTTACCGGACATGTCCCCCAAGAAAGTTTCTTCTTCTCATAATGTTTATGTGTCTCCTTTGCGGCAAACCAAG ATGGATCTGCTGCTTTCACCAAGTTCCAGGAGTTTTTATGCATGCATTGGTGAAGGCACCCATGCTTATCAGAGCCCATCGAAAGATTTGGCTGCTATAAATAGCCGCCTAAACTA TAATGGCCGGAGAATAAACACTCGAATAAACTTCGACATGGTGAGCGACTCAGTGGTAGCTGGTAGTCTGGGCCAGCCAAATGGTGGTTCTACCTCCTTGGATCCTGCAGCTGCATTTAGCCCCGCATCAAAGAAGAGAAAACCAGATACTTGA
- the LOC112902318 gene encoding uncharacterized protein LOC112902318, protein MSMASRAAAAASGALRAAAAQRYSRPASVLQSRSAATAAAAEHHPEAARKAGSRRLPRGDYVPVYVALGMIALSVTLGLSTARQQLAHAPNVRVDKKKRETVPEVAAPDLALDEAERFVGRSLFRKVAHVQDDASLAAGVADPVAEYPTRKAVTLKDVGVETPGIEQGRGGIVDRIFKKNHA, encoded by the exons atgtCCATGgcatcccgagccgccgccgccgcctccggtgCCCTCCGCGCGGCCGCGGCGCAGCGCTACTCTCGCCCCGCCTCCGTCCTTCAGTCCCgctcggcggcgacggcggccgccgcggagCACCACCCCGAGGCGGCCCGGAAGGCTGGCAGCAGGAGGCTCCCCCGCGGCGACTACGTGCCGGTGTACGTGGCGCTGGGCATGATCGCGCTGTCGGTGACGTTGGGGCTGAGCACGGCGCGGCAGCAGCTGGCGCACGCGCCCAACGTGCGCGTCGACAAGAAGAAGCGCGAGACGGTGCcggaggtggcggcgccggacctgGCGCTGGACGAGGCCGAGCGGTTCGTGGGGCGGTCGCTCTTCCGCAAGGTCGCGCACGTGCAGGACGACGccagcctcgccgccggcgtcgccgacCCCGTCGCCGAGTACCC GACGAGGAAGGCGGTGACGCTCAAGGACGTGGGCGTGGAGACGCCGGGGATCGAGCAGGGCAGGGGGGGCATCGTCGACAGGATCTTCAAGAAGAACCACGCTTAG
- the LOC112902314 gene encoding retinoblastoma-related protein 2-like isoform X2 — MAAQPPPAPPAVEARFADLCKELGVGEGVAGEAAALLDEAKGALLGAPSVGGRSAKDAERLCFAFVLYCSVKLKGRKEGSGIRLCEILKGCKLKYDDFFKEMQQIGLKIEKILESRYGRDWEGQLELKQLESLVNLLADASRFYRKAYNELFSSSSTDQEPGSATNTPDYILFGWNLFLMLRSRSPELFKDLVSCIHGLVAVLAILLIHVPAKFRSFTIEGSSHLIKQTEKGVDIIASLCHNYHTSEERLKEMMDKSHKAIEDLFGMKTLSASKCKTENLDKIDTDGLMCFNGLIDEESFQLNLEKLEKLCNSDSWEGELDLNSFLSNDYVPSAEKSSGGSTNLGCSKRAFETLASPTKTIKNMLTVPCSPPSPVNGGAVKIVQMTPVTSAMTTAKWLREVISSLPEKPSSTLQQLLSSCDRNMTNDVTKRVSIVLEAIFPTKSAADRGGSIGLNCANAFDVPWAEARKMEASKLYYRVLEAICRAESQNNSVNNLTPLLSNERFHRCLIACSAELVLATHKTVIMMFPAVLENTGLTAFDLSKIIENFVRHEETLPRELKRHLNSLEEQLLESMAWEKGSSLYNSLIVARPSLASEINRLGLLAEPMPSLDELVARQNVLVEGLPATPSKKRVAAPDDNTDPRSPKRLCNESRNTVVERNLQTPPPKQSHIVSANLKAKCHPLQSTFASPTVNSPVGGNDKCADITVQIFFSKILKLAAIRIRNLCERVQYVEQTERVYNVFKQILDQQTALFFNRHIDQIILCCLYGVAKVCQLELSFREILNNYKREPQCKPEVFLSIYVGTRNRNGSFLSTDTRITPCRYHYFLQ; from the exons ATGGCCGCGCAGCCCCCGCCGGCGCCTCCCGCCGTGGAGGCGCGCTTCGCGGATCTCTGCAAG GAGCTGGGAGTGGGCGAGGGTGTCGCCGGCGAGGCCGCGGCGCTGCTGGATGAGGCGAAGGGCGCGCTCCTCGGGGCGCCTTCTGTTGGAGGCAGATCG GCCAAGGATGCGGAGAGGCTCTGTTTCGCATTCGTGCTGTACTGCTCGGTGAAGCTGAAGGGGCGGAAGGAGGGCTCTGGGATCAGGCTGTGTGAGATCTTGAAGGGCTGTAAGCTCAA GTATGATGATTTCTTCAAGGAAATGCAGCAGATTGGTCTGAAGATTGAGAAGATCTTAGAGAGTCGGTATGGCCGGGACTGGGAAGGTCAACTTGAG CTGAAGCAGTTGGAGAGTTTGGTAAATCTGCTGGCCGATGCAAGCAG GTTCTATCGTAAGGCATATAATGAACTGTTCTCAAGTTCAAGTACTGATCAGGAACCTGGATCAGCAACAAACACTCCTGACTATATTCTTTTCGGGTGGAATCTCTTCTTAATGCTTCGCTCGAGATCACCCGAACTGTTTAAGGACCTAGTATCCTGTATCCATGGATTGGTTGCTGTATTG GCCATACTTTTGATTCACGTGCCTGCTAAATTTAGGAGCTTTACAATTGAAGGCTCTTCTCACTTAA TCAAACAAACTGAGAAAGGCGTGGATATTATTGCTTCATTATGTCATAACTATCATACCTCTGAAGAACGCTTGAAAGAAATGATGGACAAATCTCACAAGGCAATAGAGGACCTCTTCGGCATGAAAACACTAAGTGCTTCGAAGTGCAAAACAGAAAATTTGGATAAAATAGACACAG ATGGTCTGATGTGTTTCAATGGTCTCATTGATGAGGAGAGTTTCCAGCTAAATTTGGAAAAATTGGAGAAACTATGTAATTCCGATAGCTGGGAAGGGGAGCTTGATTTGAACTCATTTTTGAGCAATGACTACGTTCCATCTGCCGAGAAATCATCTGGGGGCTCCACTAATTTAGGATGTTCAAAG CGTGCCTTTGAAACATTAGCATCACCCACAAAGACAATAAAGAACATGTTGACTGTCCCTTGTTCACCTCCATCACCTGTCAATGGTGGTGCAGTCAAGATTGTGCAAATGACACCAGTAACTTCTGCCATGACGACAGCTAAGTGGCTTCGCGAAGTGATATCTTCGTTGCCAGAGAAGCCTTCATCTACGCTTCAGCAGTTGCTGTCATCATGTGATAGGAATATGACAAATGATGTGACAAAAAGGGTCAGCATAGTTTTGGAAGCAATTTTCCCGACAAAGTCTGCTGCAGATCGGGGTGGTTCGATAGGCCTCAATTGTGCAAATGCATTTGATGTCCCATGGGCAGAAGCAAGAAAAATGGAAGCCTCCAAGTTGTACTATAGGGTATTGGAGGCAATCTGCAGAGCTGAGTCGCAGAACAATAGTGTAAATAATCTAACTCCATTGCTGTCAAACGAGCGTTTTCACCGATGTTTGATTGCATGTTCAGCTGAGCTAGTATTGGCAACGCATAAGACAGTAATCATGATGTTTCCTGCTGTTCTGGAGAATACTGGTCTAACTGCATTTGATTTGAGCAAAATAATTGAGAACTTTGTGAGACATGAAGAGACCCTTCCAAGAGAATTGAAAAGGCACTTAAATTCTTTAGAAGAACAGCTTTTGGAAAGCATGGCCTGGGAGAAAGGTTCGTCATTGTATAACTCATTGATTGTTGCCAGGCCATCTCTTGCTTCAGAAATAAATCGTCTTGGTCTTTTGGCTGAACCAATGCCATCTCTTGACGAGTTAGTGGCAAGGCAAAATGTTCTTGTTGAGGGCTTGCCAGCTACACCATCTAAGAAACGTGTTGCTGCGCCAG ATGACAACACTGATCCTCGATCACCAAAGAGACTGTGCAATGAATCCAGGAACACAGTAGTAGAGCGCAACTTGCAGACGCCACCACCCAAGCAAAGCCACATCGTGTCGGCTAACTTGAAAGCAAAATGCCATCCACTCCAGTCCACGTTTGCAAG CCCAACTGTAAATAGCCCTGTTGGTGGGAATGACAAATGTGCTGACATAACAGTTCAGATATTCTTTTCTAAA ATTCTGAAGTTGGCAGCTATTAGAATAAGGAACTTGTGTGAAAGGGTCCAATATGTGGAACAGACAGAGCGTGTCTATAATGTGTTCAAGCAGATCCTTGATCAACAGACAGCATTGTTTTTTAATCGACACATTGATCAAATTATTCTTTGCTGCCTTTATGGTGTTGCAAAG GTTTGTCAATTAGAACTGTCATTCAGGGAGATACTCAACAATTACAAGAGAGAGCCACAATGCAAACCAGAAGTTTTTTTGAGTATCTATGTTGGGACTAGGAATCGCAATGGG TCTTTCCTATCAACAGATACTAGGATCACGCCATGTCGATATCATTACTTTTTACAATGA